CGCTCGCCCATGTAGCGAACCATGTCCGGCTCGATGTCCACCCCGTATACCCGCCCCTGTGGCACCGCCCGCGCCAGCCTCACCGCGAAGTAGCCCGTCCCCGCTCCGATATCCGCCACCTTCGCGTCCGCCGGCAGGGACAGTGCCTTCACCACCTCGTCCGGCTTCTGCCACGCGTCGCGCTCCGGCTCCTCGAAGCGCTTCGCCCACTCCTCCGCGTTCTCGAAGCGGTGCGGCATCCCTCCATGGTGCTCTCCGTGGGCGTGTCTCGTGTGAGCCGGTGCTTCGCCCGGCTCCGGGGATGCGCGGTGCGCGCAGGCCAGGGCTGACAGCAGCCATGCGGCGAAGAGGGTGCTCACGGCTCGGGGTCGGGGAAAGATGCTCGGGGTCATCCGGCTGCCTCCGTTTCAGGGGCGCCGAGCCTATGTCCCACGCTGCCCCTGTCCACGGATGTGACGGCGGGATGCTCGATAGGCGGTGCAACCCGGGATGCTCGATACCCTCACCCCGTCCCTCTCCCGGAGGGAGAGGGGTTGTTGGCGCGGTGGGGTGTTGTTGACTCGGTGGGTGTTGTTGACTCGGTGGGTGTTGTTGGCGCGGTGGGTGTTGTTGGCGCGATGGGGTGAGGTGACGCCGGGGTGATTACAGCTCCGGGAAGATGAGCAGGCCCCTCGAGGTGTCGATGACGTACACGTACCCGTCTCCCGGCACCCTCATTCCGATCGCTCCCTCGTAGAAGCTCTCCCCTCGGCCCGCGTCCGTCTCGCGGAAGGTGTTGTAGTACGCCACCTCCCTCGGGCTCTCCGGCACCGAGACGTCCAGCACCCTCACCCCGTGATGGTAGTACGCGATGTAGAGCCGCTCGCCCTTGAGCACCATGTTGTGGATGGAGGCGTTCTCCTCCAGCTTGTACTCGCCCAGCCGCTTCGGCTGCGTGGGCTCCGTCACATCCAGCACCCGCAGGTGCCCTCCCCAGTTCTCCCCTCCCTCGAACGCGATGCGCCTGTCACCGTACTTCCCCACCGCGTTCGCATGGCTCGTCGCGTACGGATACTTGTACGCGCCCACCTTCCTCGGATTCTCCGGGTCGCTCACGTCCACCATCACGTACCCGCCCGACCAGTGGTTGATGTACAGCATCCCCTCGAAGGCCAGCGCGTCGTGCGGATAGCCCACCGAGGGATCCGTCCCCGCCCCCACCTCCGCGTAATGGCCGAGCAGCCTCGGCTCCGTGGGCTTCTGGATGTCGTAGATGAGCGTCCGCGGCGACGGGCCCGGTGACATCGCGTACAGCCGCTCCCCCTCCACGAACACCGTGTGCACGTCGAGCGGCCCCTGTCCCGAGGACACACTCTTGACCAGCTGCGGACTCGCCGGGTTGGAGATGTCGAACACCACCACTCCCGAGGTCGCGCTCGCCACGTACAGCGCGTTCCCCTTCGCCCACACCCCGTTCCAATAGTTGTCGTTGGGCAGGCTGATCCACGTCTTGAATACCGGCGCCTCCGGGTTGCTCACGTCGAAGACCGTGAGCCCTCCGCGCTCGACTCCATCCGGCACCGACACCACGTACGCATGGCCCTGGGTGACGTAGATGTCCACCGGCATGCCCCCCTCCACTCTCGACTCGGAGGCGAGCCTCAGCCCCGAGGCCTCCTCCTCGCCCGCGCGCCGCGTCCAGCGCTCCGCCAGGAAGGTGCCCGCACCGGTGACCTTCCCGTTGCGGCAGTTGACGTAGCAGCCGTACAGCCGGTTGCCCTCGGCCCGGCACCCCACCACCGAGTTGCGAAAGGTGACCGAGGACGACTGCTGCCGCGTGCTCGACAGGAAGAAGGTGTCCGCGTCCACCTGCCGTTGCGTCGGCGCCGTGCCCCGGAACGAGTCCAGGCGCCCGTCCGCCGACACGCGGAAGGAGCCCGCGGCGATGCCAGGGGACGCGGCGTCGAGCCGGTACAGCAGCGTGTAGATGCCATCCCCCGGAACGCCGGCCAGCGAGCCCGCGTCACATCCCGAGACGTCGAAGCCCTCCAGGTCTCCGCAGGTGACCTCCGCGGTGTTGCGCACCGCGCACGCCGCGTAGCGGCCCGTATCCACCCAGTCCCCCAGCGAATCGGTGGTGTCCACCGGCTCCGGCGGCTCGCGGTTGCAGGCGGACAACGGCAGGACTCCAGCGGCCAGGACCGCACAGGCACGACGCGTCCATCTCATGTCGGCGTTTCCTTTCGTGGCTCGGAGCGCCCACGATACCGCGCCCCTGGTGGGAGGCACCCCCTCCCTCGCGCACGCCCGGTGAACGAGCGGGCCGCCAGACACATATCGATCCCCTCTCACCGGGCACCGGTATACCCTTCCATCCCTGCCGTTTATCGTGCGGGTTCCGCCCACGGAGGGCCTCCCATGACCTCGCTCGCTTCACTCCGCCGCGCGCTGCCGCTGGCAGCGCTCGCGCTGTACACCCCTCCCGCTCTGGCGCACGAGGGCTTCCAGGACACCACCAGTGTCACCGTGCGCCGCGGCCACCCCGAGGACATGATCCTCGGCGCCACCTTCGGTGCCGTCATCACCCGCGACAGTGGGAAGACCTGGAGTTGGATCTGCCCCGAGGCCATGCACTTCGGTGGCTGGCGCCCGGAGACCTTCGTCTGGCAGTCCGATGGCACCCTGCTCGCGGCCACCGGGGCCTCGCTCATCCGCTCGCAGGACGGCGGCTGCACCTGGACGGTGCACGACTACTTCAAGTCCCAGGGACTGTGGCCCATGGGGCTCGCAGCCCCTGCGTCCAATCCCTCGCGCCTGTGGGTGACGACGGGCCGCAGCGCCTCGCGCAACGGCATCTACCGCAGCGACGACGGCGGCCAGACGTTTACCCCCGTCCTGCAGAGCGACACCGTCGTCTTCACCGCCGTGAAGGTGGCGCCCTCGGACTCGCGGCGCCTCTACGTCTCCGGCAACACCCTCACCCAACGGCACATCTACCGCAGCGATGACGAGGGCACCACCTGGGAGCCGCTCGCCCAGCCCTTCCCCGAGTATCCGGCGCCCCCCCAGCCGTATGACTTGTTCGTCCTGCGGGTGTCCGACACCGACCCGGACCGGCTCTGGGCGCGCGTCTCCTGGGACGGCTGGACGTACGTGCTGGAGAGCAAGGACGGTGGCCGCACCTTCACCTCCGTGGTCCACGTGGAGGGAGCGGAGCACGAAGGTCTCAACGATTACCTCATCGGCATCGAGGTCTCCGCCGACGGCAACACCCTGTGGGCCGCCACGCAGTCGAATCTCTTCCGCGTCCGCGTGGGGGAGAGCCGCGCCACCCAGCTGCCCCTGCCCGACGGCAATGCCTGCGCGCAGCGCGAGGGGGAAGTCCTCTACGTCTGCGGCGCCTCGCGCTTGCACAACTGGGCCCTGGCCACCACCACCGACGAGGGCCAGACGTACACGCCCCTCTTCAACCTGCCCGACACCCGTCCCCCCATGTGTCCCGCTGGCACCCCGACCCAGAAGCTCTGCCGGCCCAACTGGCCCCAGTTCGCCCCCACCATCGAGGCCGACCCGTCCCTCCCACCCGAAACGGTGGATGCAGGCACGACGGACGTCGACGCGGGCACCGGGGATGGCGGCACGGCGCCCACCCCGGTGGAGCCCCAGCCACCCAAGAAGGGCTGCTCGTCCGCCAGCGGCCTGGTGCCCGCGGCCTGTCTGCTCGCGCTGTCGCTCCTCCGCCGCCCGCGGCGGCGCCATCCGGAGAACTGAGCCATGAACATGAGACACCTGAGCACCGCCTGCGTAGCCGCCCTCGCCCTCGCCACCTCCGCCTGCGAGACGGGCAACACCCCGGATTGCGGAGAGCCCCTCTATGCCGGCAGGTCCACCGACGAGGCCTGGCGCGCCCTCGTGGACGTGAAGCAGCGGCCCCTCGACGCCTCGCGCGCCGTCAACCTCCTCTCCCCCTCCCCGGGCGAGGTGTACCCGGCCGAGGCCACCCCGCCCACCTGGGAGTGGACCTTGCCCCTGCAGGGCTCGCTGCACCGGCCCGGCCCGGGCATGCTCGCGCTCGAGCCGGCGCCCCGTCCCTCCCGCTCCCTGGGCGCCTGGCTGGGTGGGCTGCTCCTCCCCACGGCGCACGCGCACCTGCCTCCGTACACGGGAGACCTCTACTGGGTGGAGATCTCCGCGGGCGGCGAGTGCCCCGTGGCGCAGGTGGTGACCTCGGAGCTGTCCTGGCAGCTGGACGCCGCCACGTGGGCCGAGCTGGGCAAGCACACGGGCAAGGACCTCACCGTGCAGGTGATGAGCGCCTACCTCGTGCAGAACCGCGTCACCGAGGGCCCCTACCGCCTCGCCGAACCGCGCACCTTCCGCCGGAGCGCGCCGTGAGGCGGCGCCTGCTCGCGCTGCTCGCCCCGCTCGCGCTCGGGGCGTGCAGCGGCACGGAGCCGCCGGAGCTCGACTACGCGCATGACACGGCCTGGCCCTCGGGGCCCGCGCTGCCCGGGCTGGGTGGCGGGCGCATCGTCGTCACCAACAGCCTCGATGACACCGTGAGCCTGCTGGACCTGGACAGCATGGGCTCGCCGGACTGGGGCGAGCTGGCGCGCGTGCCGGTGGGGCTCAACCCCGTGGAGCTGGAGGGGCCGCACCACGCCGCCTTCTCGCCGCGCGGGGACTACTACTACGTGGGCCTCTCCTACTTCGTGCCCGGCGCCGGCTCGGGTCCGCACGGCAACCACGGCAGCGGCACCGCGGATGGCTACACCCTCAAGCTGGACGCGAAGGACAACCGGCTGGTGGGCTCGGTGCGCGTGGACCGCAACCCGGGAGACCTCATCCTCAGCGCGGATGGCCGCACGCTGTACCAGACGCACTTCGATCTGCTGAAGGTCCAGGAGGCGGCGAGCAGCGGCACCACTGATGCGAGCAAGATGAACGCGCGCCTGGCCATCCTCGACGCGGACACGATGACGCGCAAGGCGATGGTGTCCCTGTGCCCGGCGCCGCACGCGGTGCGCCTGTCTCCCGACGAGAAGCGGGCCTATGCCGCCTGCATCTCGGACGAGCTCGCCGTGGTGCAGCTCGACACGCCGACGCCCACCGTCACCTCCGTGAAGCTGCCCAACGCGGGCACCGTCCTGGCGCCCCGGCACGAGCCGTATGCGCTCACGCTCTCGCCCACGGATGGCGCGCTGTGGGTGAGCTCGCTCAAGAGCCGCACGGTGCACTACCTGGACCCCGAGTCGCTCACGGTGCGGCCCGAGCGCGCCATCTACGGCCTGCGCGGCTCGCCCATGTTCGGCGTCGTCACCCCGGATGGAAAGACGCTCTACCTGCCCTACCAGGCGGTGGAGGCCGTGGCCGTCATCGACACGGCCACGTCCAGCGTGAAGGGGGAGATCCACCTGTCGGACGCGGGCTGCCTCAACGTGCACCAGGTGGAGCTCACACCGGATGGCCGGCACGCGCTCGCGGTGTGCGAGGGAGACCACCGGGGCCCGGGCACGCTGCACGTGCTGGACCTCCAGGCCGGCGCGGTGGGCGAGGTGGTGAAGACGGTGAAGGTGGGCATCTACCCGGACTCGGTGGGCATCCTGCGGAGGAAGCCATGAGGTGGCTGGGATTGGGAGCGGTGCTGCTCGCGGCCGGCTGTGGCCCCACGCCCGCGGCGGAGTACGGCGAGGAGCTGTTCCGTGACGCGGCGCTGTCGGAGAGCCAGTACAACAGCTTCTCGTGCGCCACGTGCCACGCCACCACGGCCACGCCGCCCGCGGGCAAGGTGTACGTGGGCCTCTCGCTGCACAACGTGGCGTCCCGTCCCCACTGGTTCGGCGGCTACGAGACGCGCCTGCTGGACGCGGTGAACTTCTGCTACACGGCCTTCATGCGTGGCGTCACCCCGCTCACGCCCGAGGATCCCAAGAGCCGCGCCCTCTACGAGTACCTCGTGAGCATCAGCCCGGAGGCCCAGGCACCGGCGCAGCCCTTCACCCTCGTGAAGAACATCTCCGACGTGCCCCGTGGCAGCGCCAGCGAGGGCGAGCGCGTGTACGAGGCCGCGTGCCAGGACTGCCACGGCGAGCCGCACACCGGCAAGGGCCGCCTCACGGAGCTCGCCTCCATCCTTCCCGAGGTCGCCAACGACTACGGCACGATCTTCCCCGGGGTCCCCGCCGGGCTCGTCTTCATCGAGAAGGTGCGGCACGGCCGCTTCTTCGGCGTGGGTGGAAATATGCCGCCCTACAGCCAGGAAGCCTTGTCCGACCAGGAGCTGGGAGCGTTGCTCGAATTCTTGGACCTCTAGAACAGACCCCCGTGAACCGTCGTAGAGTAGACGCCACTCCCGGGGGTCATACGCATGAGCACGGCGCAGTCGTCGCAGGGATCCGCAGCAACGCAACGAGAGCTGGAGCAACGACTGGCCGTGGTGGGGCCCAAGGACACCACCCGCGGCTTCCTCTTCGGTTCCGCACTGGAGCTGGTGCGGACCGAGGGGAACGCGGAGTCACTCAAGCGCTGTGTGGAGGCGGCCGGGACCGGCAACTTCACCGCCTTCTTCTCCTACCCCGTCAGCACCTTCCTCAAGCTCACGTACGCCGTCGCGCGCGAACTGAGCGACAAGCACGGCGGCTTCGACGGGGCGATGCAGCACCTGGGCATGCGCGTCGCGCCGCGCTTCCTCGAGTCCACCACGGGCAAGATGCTGCTGTCGCTGGTGGGCAAGGAGCCCAAGCGGCTCATCGACAGCATGCCCTCGGCCTACAAGACGGCGTGGGACCACGGCGCCTGCTCGCTGACGTGGACGGGCCCCAAGAGCGGACGCATCGACTACGTCAACGCCGTCCCCGGGGCCTACTTCGCCGGCTCGTTGATGCAGATCCTCAACGCCGCCCAGCTCAAGGGCGCGCGCGCCACCGTGCGGCAGAGCAGCCTCACCGAGTTCTCGGTGGACTTCTCCTGGGATTAGGCGCGAGGGCCTCGCGCCCGGCGCCTCTCAGGCCACGCGCACCTGCTGGGGAGCGGCCTCGCCCTCCCCCTCCTGGTAGCGGCCCGTCTGGATGGACCAGTCCACGTTGGCGCGCACCCAGCGGCGGATGCCCGTCACGTAGCGCGCCACGTGCGCGTCGTGCTCGCCGAACGAGGGCAGGCTCTTCTCCAGCTCCAGGAAGCACCGCATCGCCGTGTCGTGCATCTCCACCGCCACGTCGATGGCCTCCTGCAGCCCCAGCCCCCGCTCCTTCTGGAGGGAGAAGACCAGGTTGGGGTGGAACTCGTCCTGGAGATCCTGCGCCAGCGAGAACAAGTCATTGGCCCAGGCGATGACGTCCGTGGCCGTCTCCACGAGCTGCTGGAGGGCCGGGTGCGTCAGCACCTCGTCGGGCAGCAGGAAGCCCTCGATGGCCTCCACCTGGGTGAAGCCCATGTACGTGCCCACCGACAGGCGGCGCAGCTGGATGTACGTGTCCACGTCCAGGCACACCCGGTTGCCGCGCACCTCGGCCTCCCAGATGGTGCCCTCGAAGTAGCACTGGCAGGCGTGGATGAAACGCTTCATCCACTGCGCCGGCATCCGCGTGGCGATGCGCTCGCGGATGCTCGCCAGCAGCCACAGCAGCGGCGGCGCGTCATGGTAGGGAATCGCACCCTCGAGCACCGCCAGCGCCATCTCGCTCTGCTGGCGCACCCACTCGGCGGGCACCTCGCCCACGTCCACCTGGTCATCCCACGAGAAGTTCCAGATGAGGAAGTCCAGCGCCGCGCTCAGGCTCTCCCGCGGCACGTCCGGGTGGCAGCGGCCCAGCAGGAAGGGGAAGTGGCTGCGCTGCAGCTTGCGGAACACCGAGTGCCTCGCGTGCACACCCAGGTACTTCGACCAGCGCTCCAGCGCCTCGCCCTCGATCTCCTTCATGAGGGGGTGCAGCTCTGGAGCGATCGGGCAGAACAGTTGCGGCAGATGAAAGGCGCTCATGATGGTCTCGCTCTCCCCCGACTGCTGACGCGTCTGCTTCGAGACAGGGTTGTGCAAGGCATGGGCCCACGTGAAGGGTTGCCTTTGCCCACCAGACCTCCCTCCCCCGGGATGCATGGCTTTAGAGGTAGGGGGGCGTAGAATTCCAGTAGGGCTTTCAATTCTATTCAGCCCTGTCCGGTTTTTCGGGGAGGTCCATCCGACCCCCCAGGTCATCATCCACCCGCCCCCGAAGTGGCAGGTGCACGAGCCCGTCGCGAGAGGAGGACGCGCGCGAATACGCCTCTGCATTGGAAGCCTCACAGGTCCATCCGGACCCGCTGCTTGCCCGCTCCCCCTGTCCCGCGAGCCATTCCGCAACCTGGGAGTGCTCCCTACCTTTGGGTCAGCCGAGGTACGCCAGCAGGAGACATCTATGGGCAGAACCTACAGTTTCGAACCCTTCAAGTCGCAGCAACCGGCCCAGACCTACCAGGGCTCGGGCCCGCGGCTCGGCAACGACGAGCACGAGCTGGCCCTGAGCCAGGACAAGGCGGAGCACGCCACGCTGCCCAAGGCGCCGGCCACCTACGGACAGGCCCACGCCGAGACCGTGAAGCGCTACCGCTCGCGCGCCCAGGCGAGGAAGCGCGCACCGGCGGCGAAGACGGCGGGCGCGGCGAAACCCGCGGCGAAGAAGGCCACGGCGCAGGCGAAGCCCGCGGCGGCCAAGAAGACACCCGCTCGCAAGCAGACGGCGGCCGCGGCGCCCAAGGCCACCACGGCCCGCAAGCCCATGGTGGAGAAGAGCCCCACCCGGAAGAGCACGGCCGAGCCCGTGTCGCTGCGCAACGTGGGGCGCAAGGTGCTGACGCGGGCCGCGGCCGCGGCGAAGAAGACCGTGGCGCGCGCCGTGAAGACGGCCGCCAAACGCATGCCGGCGAAGAAGCGCTGAGGAAGAAGCGCCCGGGCGCGCGGCTCTCCGCGCCTCTTCACCGGTCCCGGGCGCTAAGCTCGCGGCCGCCATGCGCTACTTCGGAGTGGAAGAAGCCAACCGCCTCATCCCGCTGCTCACCCGCACCTTCACCCGGGTGAGGCCCTTCGTGGAGCGCGTGCAGGCGCTCGTGCGCGAGTTGGAGGAGCTCCAGGAGGCCGGAGCCGGCCCGGAGCGCACCGCGCCCCTGCGGGGTGAGCGGGATGCGCTCATCGACTCCATCCAAGGGGAGCTGGAGCAGTTCCAGGACCTGGGCGTGGAGCTCAAGGCCGCGGACGGGCTGGTGGACTTCCGCGCGCTCAAGGGCGGACGTCCGGTGTACCTCTGCTGGCGCTTTGGCGAGGCGGAGGTGTCGCACTGGCACGAGCTGGAGGGGGGCTTCGCCGGGCGTCAGCCCATCCTCCACGCCCACGAGTTCGCCGCGTCCTACCTGAGCTGAACCCGCCGCGAGGAGCCTGACAGACCAGGCCTCGCCCTCCTGCCTGCCCCCAACGCCGGTTCCTGTCCCGACGGGCACTCCCTACCTTCCGGACCAGCGCTGGAATTCAAACGACGGGCAAGGAGACAGGGATGCGCACCTACAGCTTCGATCATTTCAAGGCGGACAAGCCGGAGCCCAGCACGACGAACCCGGGTGGTGCCGAGCAGACGCCTCCCGCGGAGCAGGCCAAGCCCCGCTCCGACGACGGGCAACTGCACTACGGGCGCCAGCATGCGCAGACGGCGGAGCTGTACCGCAAGCACCGCGAGGAGCGGGAGCGCGCGGAGCAGATGCGTGTCTCCGGGGGCCAGGAGGAGTCCGAGGCCGCTCCGCGCCAGGCGAAGGAGGAGCAGGAGCCCCTGCGCCAGGACGCGAAGGAGCAGCCCCAGGCCCAGCAGGCTCCGGCGATCGAACCGGACGAGGCCGGACAGGAGGGCCTGAAGGGCCTGGCCCAGCAGGCCGTGTCGAGCGTGCTGGCGGCGGCGAAGGAGGCGGCCAAGGGCAAACCGCTCAGCGGGGCGCGCAAGCTGGCCGGTGAGGCCTTCTCCGGCGTGCGCCGGGTCGCCCAGCAGGTGTCCGCCCGGGCGGGCCGCACCGTGAAGACGGAGCAGAAGACGGAGCAGAAGACGGGGCCGGAGAGCGGAACGAAGAAGAAGGGACCAGGCAAGAAGCGCTAGCCATTGGCCGCTCCCCTCGACCCACGCGCCGCCCATCCCCACCTTGGGGAGAAGGTTTTGTCCGGAGGACTCGCATGTTCCGACCCCTGACCGTGTTGGTGACCGGTGCCACCGGCAAGCAGGGCGGCGCGTTGGCCCGCCTGCTCCTCAAGAGGGAGCACCGCGTGCTCGCCTTCGTCCGCTCCCCCGAGGCGCCCGCGGCCGTGGAGCTGGCGCAACGGGGCGCGGAGCTCGTCACCGGGGACTTCGATGACCCCGAGAGCCTCGAGCGCGCCATGGTGGGCGTGGACGCCGTGTTCGCCATGGCCACCCCCTTCCAGGGCGGAGGGCTCGAGGGCGAGGTGCGCCACGGCCGCCACCTCATCGACGCCGCGAAGCTGGCCCGCGTGCGCCACTTCCTCTACTCCTCGGTGGCGGGGGCGGACCAGAACACCGGCATCCCCCACTTCGACACGAAGCACGTGGTGGAGGAGCACCTGCGCCGCAGCGGCCTGCCCTACACCATCGTGGCGCCCGTCTTCTTCATGGAGAACTTCCTCGGCCCCGCCTACGCCCAGCGGCTCCACGAGGGCGTGCTGTCCCTGCCACTGCCGCCCCACCAGGGGCTGCAGATGGTGTCCATGGCGGACCTCGCCGCCTTCTGCACGCGGGTGATGGAGTGGCCCGAGGAGCTCTTCGGCAAGCGCATCGAGGTCTCCTCCGACGAGGTGACGGGTGAGCAGGCCGCGGCCCTCCTCTCCTACGTCAGCGGCCACAAGCTGCACTACGAGGAGACGCCGCTGGAGGCCGTGCGCTCGGCCAACGCGGACCTGGGACAGATGTTCGAGTGGCTGCGGCGCGAGGGCTACCACGCCAACATCGCGCTGCTGCGCCGCGACTTCCCCGAGGTGGGCTGGCACACCTTCGAGGACTGGGCGCGCGTGCAGGACTGGGACGCGCTGCTGGGGACGTCCTGGCGCGGCTCCACCGCCGCCGGGCCCTAGCCTCCACACCAGGCGGCCACCGCCGCGTCACGGCATGTCCTCGGGTCCACTCCTAATGTTGAGGGAGGAGAACCCCCATGCGTACGCGCGCTCCCCGGCTCGCGCTCGCGGCGCTGTTGCTCGCCGCGGGTTGCGTTTCCACCACCACCCTTCAGCCCCTGCCCAACACTCCCACCACCCAGGCCGGCGCGGCCCTCGCCGAGTCCGAAGGCGTGCGCCTGGTGGCCGATGGAGACGCGTGGAAGGGCACCCCCCTGGACCTCGAGAACCTCGTCACCCCCGTGCAGGTGCGCATCGAGAACCAGAGCGGCCGGCCCCTGCGCATCGAGTACGACTCCTTCTCGCTCAAGGGCAGCTCCCAGTTCTCCTACGCGGCCCTCTCGCCCTTCGAGTTGAGCGAGGAAGGCAACGCCGCCGTGGGCGGCTCGGGCTACGAGAGCAATGCGGCCCTGTCCTTCGGCGTGGGCGTGGGCGTGGGCTCGCGCTGGGGTTGGGGGCCGAGAGCGCTCGGCTGGGGCCGCACGTGGAGTCCAGGCTGGTATGGCTCGGGCTGGTATGATCCCTGGTACGGGCCGGGCTTCTATGATCCCTTCTGGGGACCGCACTCCTCGTGGTACACGCGCCCGCCGCGCGAGCCGCTGCCCACGCGGGACATGCTGCGCAAGGCGCTGCCCGAGGGCACGCTGGACCCGGGCGGCACCCTCACCGGCTTCCTCTACTTCCAGAACGTGAGCGAGCGCGAGGGCACCGTCACCCTCCAGGCGCGGCTGGTGGACGCGCGCACCGGCGAGCCGTTCGCCACGCTCTCCATCCCCTTCGGCGTGCGCTCCTAGTGCAGCAGCGTGGGGCGCTCGGTGAGCGGCATCGGCGGGTGGGGCAGCAGCGAGTCCTCGCCGATGAGCCCCACCTTGCGGCGGATGGCCTCCCCCTTCAGCGGCAGGCCGAAGAGCGGACCGAAGAGACAGACATCGAAGGCGCCCGCGAGCAGGGGGACGAGGCCCCCCAGCGCCATCAGCTTGCCCTTGATCGAGCCCGTGGACAGGCCGCCCACCACCAGGGACGCGCCGGCCAGCATGCGCGTCCAACGCCCCGTCCTCGAAGCCATGAAGCCCACCATCATCATTCACCTCCGGACCTGGGGAAGATGGACATGCGGGGGCAGACGACACCAGCGCCTCCAGGCTGCTCGCCACCTCCGTGCACTGGCCAACCTTCGGCGCGAGCCTGGTTGCCCGCCCGGTGACGGGCCATGGCCCCGGCCCTAGCTTGAGTGTCCGGGGCCGCCGCCCGGCGGTCCCTCCAACGTGAGGAGGAGTGGGCACATGGCGGAGCGTTCGGAGCTACACGAGGGCATGGTGGTGTGGACCCACCGGGGCGAGAAGCTCGGGCATGTCGTCGAGGTGACGGACGAGGGCTTCATCGTCGAGAAGGGCCTGCTCGTCTGGCGCAAGGACTACGCCGTGCCGCTCGACGACGTGCGGGAGATCGTCGCGGACGAGGTGTACCTGCACCACGGCCCCGACAGCCTCCTGTCCGGGCCGAGGGAAGTCACCCGCCCGGCGCGCCGCACCACGCACTGAGGTCTGGGCGCTCAGGCCCCGAAGTCCACGCGCTGCACCGAGTCGTCATGGCGCGCGCCCTGGTAGACGTGCCAGGCGGCGACCAGGTCCTGGAAGGGCAGGCCCACCGCGCCGAAGAGGGTGACCTGTG
The sequence above is drawn from the Archangium gephyra genome and encodes:
- a CDS encoding NmrA/HSCARG family protein, with product MFRPLTVLVTGATGKQGGALARLLLKREHRVLAFVRSPEAPAAVELAQRGAELVTGDFDDPESLERAMVGVDAVFAMATPFQGGGLEGEVRHGRHLIDAAKLARVRHFLYSSVAGADQNTGIPHFDTKHVVEEHLRRSGLPYTIVAPVFFMENFLGPAYAQRLHEGVLSLPLPPHQGLQMVSMADLAAFCTRVMEWPEELFGKRIEVSSDEVTGEQAAALLSYVSGHKLHYEETPLEAVRSANADLGQMFEWLRREGYHANIALLRRDFPEVGWHTFEDWARVQDWDALLGTSWRGSTAAGP
- a CDS encoding terpene synthase family protein gives rise to the protein MSAFHLPQLFCPIAPELHPLMKEIEGEALERWSKYLGVHARHSVFRKLQRSHFPFLLGRCHPDVPRESLSAALDFLIWNFSWDDQVDVGEVPAEWVRQQSEMALAVLEGAIPYHDAPPLLWLLASIRERIATRMPAQWMKRFIHACQCYFEGTIWEAEVRGNRVCLDVDTYIQLRRLSVGTYMGFTQVEAIEGFLLPDEVLTHPALQQLVETATDVIAWANDLFSLAQDLQDEFHPNLVFSLQKERGLGLQEAIDVAVEMHDTAMRCFLELEKSLPSFGEHDAHVARYVTGIRRWVRANVDWSIQTGRYQEGEGEAAPQQVRVA
- a CDS encoding TIGR02265 family protein, translating into MSTAQSSQGSAATQRELEQRLAVVGPKDTTRGFLFGSALELVRTEGNAESLKRCVEAAGTGNFTAFFSYPVSTFLKLTYAVARELSDKHGGFDGAMQHLGMRVAPRFLESTTGKMLLSLVGKEPKRLIDSMPSAYKTAWDHGACSLTWTGPKSGRIDYVNAVPGAYFAGSLMQILNAAQLKGARATVRQSSLTEFSVDFSWD
- a CDS encoding DUF2203 domain-containing protein; translated protein: MRYFGVEEANRLIPLLTRTFTRVRPFVERVQALVRELEELQEAGAGPERTAPLRGERDALIDSIQGELEQFQDLGVELKAADGLVDFRALKGGRPVYLCWRFGEAEVSHWHELEGGFAGRQPILHAHEFAASYLS
- a CDS encoding class I SAM-dependent methyltransferase, with translation MPHRFENAEEWAKRFEEPERDAWQKPDEVVKALSLPADAKVADIGAGTGYFAVRLARAVPQGRVYGVDIEPDMVRYMGERAKRENLGNLEAVLGEPGDAKLPEPVDVALVVDTYHHIGDRVVYLKRLGEKLRPGGGW
- a CDS encoding c-type cytochrome: MRWLGLGAVLLAAGCGPTPAAEYGEELFRDAALSESQYNSFSCATCHATTATPPAGKVYVGLSLHNVASRPHWFGGYETRLLDAVNFCYTAFMRGVTPLTPEDPKSRALYEYLVSISPEAQAPAQPFTLVKNISDVPRGSASEGERVYEAACQDCHGEPHTGKGRLTELASILPEVANDYGTIFPGVPAGLVFIEKVRHGRFFGVGGNMPPYSQEALSDQELGALLEFLDL
- a CDS encoding WD40/YVTN/BNR-like repeat-containing protein produces the protein MTSLASLRRALPLAALALYTPPALAHEGFQDTTSVTVRRGHPEDMILGATFGAVITRDSGKTWSWICPEAMHFGGWRPETFVWQSDGTLLAATGASLIRSQDGGCTWTVHDYFKSQGLWPMGLAAPASNPSRLWVTTGRSASRNGIYRSDDGGQTFTPVLQSDTVVFTAVKVAPSDSRRLYVSGNTLTQRHIYRSDDEGTTWEPLAQPFPEYPAPPQPYDLFVLRVSDTDPDRLWARVSWDGWTYVLESKDGGRTFTSVVHVEGAEHEGLNDYLIGIEVSADGNTLWAATQSNLFRVRVGESRATQLPLPDGNACAQREGEVLYVCGASRLHNWALATTTDEGQTYTPLFNLPDTRPPMCPAGTPTQKLCRPNWPQFAPTIEADPSLPPETVDAGTTDVDAGTGDGGTAPTPVEPQPPKKGCSSASGLVPAACLLALSLLRRPRRRHPEN
- a CDS encoding LVIVD repeat-containing protein, with the translated sequence MRWTRRACAVLAAGVLPLSACNREPPEPVDTTDSLGDWVDTGRYAACAVRNTAEVTCGDLEGFDVSGCDAGSLAGVPGDGIYTLLYRLDAASPGIAAGSFRVSADGRLDSFRGTAPTQRQVDADTFFLSSTRQQSSSVTFRNSVVGCRAEGNRLYGCYVNCRNGKVTGAGTFLAERWTRRAGEEEASGLRLASESRVEGGMPVDIYVTQGHAYVVSVPDGVERGGLTVFDVSNPEAPVFKTWISLPNDNYWNGVWAKGNALYVASATSGVVVFDISNPASPQLVKSVSSGQGPLDVHTVFVEGERLYAMSPGPSPRTLIYDIQKPTEPRLLGHYAEVGAGTDPSVGYPHDALAFEGMLYINHWSGGYVMVDVSDPENPRKVGAYKYPYATSHANAVGKYGDRRIAFEGGENWGGHLRVLDVTEPTQPKRLGEYKLEENASIHNMVLKGERLYIAYYHHGVRVLDVSVPESPREVAYYNTFRETDAGRGESFYEGAIGMRVPGDGYVYVIDTSRGLLIFPEL
- a CDS encoding YncE family protein, with product MRRRLLALLAPLALGACSGTEPPELDYAHDTAWPSGPALPGLGGGRIVVTNSLDDTVSLLDLDSMGSPDWGELARVPVGLNPVELEGPHHAAFSPRGDYYYVGLSYFVPGAGSGPHGNHGSGTADGYTLKLDAKDNRLVGSVRVDRNPGDLILSADGRTLYQTHFDLLKVQEAASSGTTDASKMNARLAILDADTMTRKAMVSLCPAPHAVRLSPDEKRAYAACISDELAVVQLDTPTPTVTSVKLPNAGTVLAPRHEPYALTLSPTDGALWVSSLKSRTVHYLDPESLTVRPERAIYGLRGSPMFGVVTPDGKTLYLPYQAVEAVAVIDTATSSVKGEIHLSDAGCLNVHQVELTPDGRHALAVCEGDHRGPGTLHVLDLQAGAVGEVVKTVKVGIYPDSVGILRRKP